Proteins encoded by one window of Papio anubis isolate 15944 chromosome 7, Panubis1.0, whole genome shotgun sequence:
- the LOC103885655 gene encoding U3 small nucleolar ribonucleoprotein protein MPP10-like, which produces MGGDNPEVSERANSSKCDLRKSPVFSAKDSDLDFGINKLEQQSKVQNKGHGTPREKSIVDEIFLQLSAMEAYLENRQKEEEQKDDDDEVEDTDLFKDIHADEDEGGLSGSKKVKSGKSSRNVKYKDFFDPVESDEDTASDHDDELGSNKMMKLLKKQQKN; this is translated from the exons ATGGGTGGTGACAATCCTGAAGTGAGTGAGAGAGCAAACTCAAGCAAATGCGATCTGAGGAAAAGCCCAGTTTTCAGTGCTAAGGATTCTGATCTTGACTTTGGTATCAACAAATTGGAACAGCAGAGCAAGGTGCAAAACAAAGGACATGGAACACCAAGAGAAAAGTCCATAGTAGACGAGATATTCCTCCAACTCTCTGCGATGGAGGCCTAtttagaaaacagacaaaaagaagaggaacaaaaagatgatgatgatgaggtgGAAGATACtgatctttttaaagatattcatGCTGATGAAGATGAAGGGGGACTCTCTGGAAGTAAGAAAGTTAAG TCAGGTAAAAGTTCCAGAAATGTGAAGTACAAAGATTTTTTTGATCCAGTTGAAAGTGATGAAGATACAGCAAGTGATCATGATGATGAGCTGGGTTCCAACAAGATGATGAAATTGCTGAAGAAGCAGCAGAAGAACTAA